One part of the Microcoleus sp. AS-A8 genome encodes these proteins:
- a CDS encoding acyl-CoA thioesterase, with protein MSFTYHRTIRFSDTDAAGVVYFAKVLSICHEGYEASLAASGINLQSFFNNETVAIPIIHASVDFSRPMFCGDSIIILLTPQPLSEDKFEIAYQIVAASSEQPLAKAMTRHVCIAPSTRKKIPLPDEVTQWLDS; from the coding sequence TTGTCCTTTACTTATCATCGTACAATTCGTTTCTCAGATACGGATGCGGCTGGCGTCGTTTACTTCGCCAAGGTGCTATCGATTTGCCATGAAGGCTACGAAGCCTCATTAGCCGCATCGGGTATTAATCTCCAATCTTTTTTTAACAATGAGACGGTGGCAATTCCGATCATTCATGCCAGCGTAGATTTCTCGCGTCCGATGTTTTGCGGCGACTCGATTATCATCCTGTTGACACCCCAACCGCTGAGTGAGGATAAGTTTGAAATTGCCTATCAAATTGTGGCAGCGTCGTCAGAGCAACCCTTGGCAAAGGCTATGACGCGCCATGTTTGCATCGCTCCAAGTACCCGAAAAAAAATTCCGCTCCCAGATGAAGTCACACAATGGTTGGATTCTTAA
- a CDS encoding DUF1257 domain-containing protein, translating to MSHFTCIRTQIKHPDAFVQALADVGFNNVEVHETAQHLYGYQGDIQPQMAEVIIRREYIGHASNDIGFKRQEDGQFEAIISEYDCYKYSQEWLNRLTQRYGYHALMATAPTQGFSIEEEETLEDGTIRVVVARWV from the coding sequence ATGTCACACTTCACTTGCATTCGGACACAAATTAAGCATCCAGATGCATTTGTTCAAGCCTTAGCCGATGTAGGATTCAACAATGTTGAAGTCCATGAAACAGCTCAGCACCTTTATGGCTATCAGGGGGATATACAACCCCAAATGGCTGAAGTGATTATCCGTCGGGAGTACATTGGTCACGCTAGTAATGATATCGGTTTCAAGCGACAGGAAGATGGACAGTTTGAAGCGATTATTTCTGAGTATGACTGTTACAAGTATTCCCAGGAATGGCTTAATCGTTTGACACAACGCTATGGCTATCATGCTTTAATGGCGACGGCACCGACTCAAGGTTTCAGTATTGAGGAGGAAGAAACCTTGGAAGATGGCACGATTCGAGTTGTGGTTGCACGGTGGGTGTAG
- a CDS encoding AAA family ATPase, with the protein MSNTPASPHQALIEQLDLMMRSHYPLLYIVAVEEEPVKDVLLLAAAQSQPSRKVLMWDIVRGWDDNSSDKGSVMAALARIAKTSTQEATIFVLKDLHFILKNPQSDRNAPVIRELKNLARELKRSRQTIILTSHTLEVPSELSEEVTVIDFPLPNTTEIDYLITQLVVPEEIKVSGLAREQLIKACQGLSRTRIGRVLAKALAAKQQVNETDIDAVLEEKKQAIRQTGILEFFTASESLKNVGGLDNLKQWVRMRQDAFTEEARRYGIPNPKGMLLVGIQGTGKSLSAKTIAHEWRLPLLRLDTGRLFGGIVGESESRVRQMIQLTEAIAPCVLWIDEIDKAFGNITVGADGDSGTSRRVFGSLITWMQEKTTPVFIVATANNVRILPAELLRKGRFDEIFFLNLPNVRERQEIFKVHLQPLRPSRLREFDLEMLAKQSENFSGAEIEQVIIDAMHRAFGTLINGQRRDFTTEDILRSIEETVPLAAIARDQIEDLKHWAAEAGARTASNDTQLVDELKHYTQQRGIGSLEVD; encoded by the coding sequence ATGTCGAACACTCCAGCCAGCCCCCATCAAGCCTTAATCGAGCAACTGGATTTGATGATGAGATCACACTACCCCTTGCTCTATATTGTTGCGGTTGAAGAGGAACCCGTAAAAGATGTTCTGCTGTTGGCAGCCGCTCAATCTCAACCGTCGCGTAAGGTATTGATGTGGGATATTGTGCGAGGTTGGGATGATAATAGTTCGGATAAAGGGTCGGTTATGGCGGCATTGGCACGGATTGCCAAGACATCGACCCAAGAAGCGACTATTTTTGTGCTCAAGGATTTGCACTTTATCTTAAAGAATCCCCAGAGCGATCGCAATGCACCCGTTATCCGGGAGTTGAAAAATCTTGCCAGGGAACTCAAACGCTCTCGCCAAACTATCATCCTCACCAGCCACACGTTAGAAGTGCCTTCGGAGTTAAGTGAAGAAGTCACGGTGATCGATTTTCCTCTACCAAACACCACAGAAATTGATTACCTCATTACCCAACTGGTGGTGCCAGAGGAAATTAAGGTGAGTGGGTTAGCACGGGAACAGCTAATTAAAGCCTGTCAAGGATTAAGTCGTACCCGCATTGGACGGGTGTTAGCGAAAGCCTTAGCCGCGAAACAACAGGTGAATGAGACGGATATTGATGCCGTATTGGAGGAGAAGAAGCAAGCGATTCGCCAAACCGGGATTCTAGAATTCTTTACTGCCTCTGAATCGCTGAAGAATGTGGGGGGATTAGACAACCTTAAGCAATGGGTGCGGATGCGGCAGGATGCCTTTACAGAAGAGGCACGACGCTATGGCATCCCCAATCCCAAGGGAATGTTGCTGGTGGGAATTCAAGGGACGGGGAAGTCTCTATCCGCGAAAACCATCGCCCATGAATGGCGTTTGCCGTTGTTGCGCTTGGATACGGGACGCTTGTTTGGCGGGATTGTGGGGGAGAGTGAGAGTCGCGTCCGGCAAATGATTCAATTGACGGAAGCTATAGCACCCTGCGTCCTATGGATTGATGAAATTGATAAGGCGTTTGGGAATATCACTGTTGGTGCGGATGGGGATTCGGGTACCTCTCGCCGCGTATTTGGCAGTTTAATTACCTGGATGCAAGAAAAAACAACACCTGTGTTTATTGTCGCCACGGCGAATAATGTGCGGATTTTACCGGCTGAATTATTGCGTAAGGGGCGATTTGATGAAATTTTCTTTTTGAATTTGCCCAATGTTCGAGAGCGACAAGAGATATTTAAGGTGCATTTACAACCCTTACGTCCTTCTCGGTTGCGGGAGTTTGACTTGGAGATGTTGGCGAAGCAAAGTGAGAATTTTAGCGGGGCTGAGATTGAACAGGTGATCATCGATGCCATGCACCGAGCGTTTGGGACTCTCATCAATGGACAGCGCAGGGACTTTACGACTGAAGATATTTTGCGGTCAATTGAGGAAACTGTACCCTTAGCTGCGATCGCTCGTGACCAAATTGAAGACTTAAAACACTGGGCCGCAGAAGCTGGCGCAAGAACGGCTTCTAATGATACGCAGTTGGTTGATGAATTGAAACATTACACTCAACAACGCGGAATTGGTTCTTTGGAAGTCGATTAA
- a CDS encoding GNAT family N-acetyltransferase: MLTEPTVSFRQATSQDDSLIAEHFYQLWRDNDVPTDCIQSNWCEITLEFIDGARREQHYQAFVAEVDGVVIGSAGCQLFAGLYPQALAEHHRKYGYIWGVYVEPPYRGKGIAKQLTRMAIAYLNALGCTKAILHASPSGKPVYSNLGFVSSNEMQLDLTKFTTFSDPFFDTH; the protein is encoded by the coding sequence ATGTTAACGGAACCTACTGTCAGCTTTAGACAAGCAACATCCCAAGACGACTCACTGATTGCCGAACATTTTTATCAGCTATGGCGAGATAACGACGTTCCTACCGACTGTATCCAATCTAACTGGTGTGAGATTACTCTTGAGTTTATTGATGGTGCTCGTCGAGAGCAACACTATCAAGCATTTGTTGCTGAGGTTGACGGTGTTGTCATTGGTTCTGCTGGATGTCAGCTTTTTGCTGGACTCTACCCACAAGCACTGGCAGAACATCACCGTAAATACGGCTACATTTGGGGAGTCTATGTTGAGCCGCCTTATCGAGGGAAGGGAATTGCTAAGCAGCTTACCCGAATGGCGATCGCTTACCTCAACGCACTTGGCTGTACCAAAGCTATTTTACACGCTTCACCCTCCGGTAAACCCGTTTACTCCAACCTAGGTTTTGTCAGCAGTAATGAGATGCAGTTAGACCTCACCAAATTTACTACCTTCTCCGATCCCTTCTTTGACACTCACTAA